One Halobaculum roseum DNA segment encodes these proteins:
- a CDS encoding ROK family protein, with the protein MAYYVGVDLGATNLRAVVGDDRAEVLARAETATPRTSGIAITEAVLRVVREACAEVGLDPGDATAAGIASIGPLDLAEGIIDGPANVPGIGQVPLVGPLRELLDTERVHLHNDTIAGVIGERFHSDRNPDDMAYVTISSGLGAGVCVDGHVLSGWDGNAGEVGHMVVDPDGRMTCGCGRDGHWEAYCSGNNIPKYARHLGHTEAADVPTDLPIDDPDFSAVDVFEAHGSDPLADRVIDRVADWNVIGFTNLANAYAPLVVRVGGAVALNNPEVVLDPVRERLEETTFVNVPDVRLTDMGDDVVVKGALASAITGGTGDRTA; encoded by the coding sequence ATGGCCTACTACGTGGGCGTGGACCTGGGGGCCACGAACCTCCGCGCCGTCGTCGGCGACGACCGGGCGGAGGTTCTCGCGCGTGCGGAGACCGCCACTCCGCGAACCTCCGGCATCGCGATCACCGAGGCAGTCCTGCGCGTCGTCCGCGAGGCGTGCGCGGAGGTCGGCCTCGACCCCGGGGACGCGACGGCGGCGGGGATCGCCTCCATCGGTCCGCTCGATCTCGCGGAGGGGATCATCGACGGTCCGGCGAACGTCCCCGGCATCGGACAGGTCCCGCTGGTCGGCCCGCTGCGCGAACTGCTCGACACCGAGCGGGTACACCTCCACAACGACACCATCGCGGGCGTCATCGGCGAGCGCTTCCACAGCGACCGCAACCCCGACGACATGGCGTACGTCACCATCTCCTCGGGGCTGGGCGCCGGCGTCTGCGTCGACGGCCACGTCCTCTCGGGGTGGGACGGCAACGCGGGCGAGGTCGGCCACATGGTCGTCGACCCCGACGGCAGGATGACCTGTGGCTGTGGCCGGGACGGCCACTGGGAGGCGTACTGCTCGGGGAACAACATCCCGAAGTACGCCAGACACCTCGGCCACACGGAGGCCGCGGACGTGCCGACGGACCTCCCGATCGACGACCCCGACTTCTCCGCAGTCGACGTGTTCGAGGCGCACGGCTCCGACCCGCTGGCCGACCGCGTCATCGACCGCGTCGCCGACTGGAACGTGATCGGCTTCACGAACCTCGCGAACGCGTACGCGCCGCTGGTGGTGCGTGTCGGCGGCGCCGTCGCGCTCAACAACCCCGAGGTCGTGCTCGACCCCGTCCGCGAGCGTCTGGAGGAGACCACCTTCGTCAACGTCCCCGACGTGCGCCTCACCGACATGGGCGACGACGTGGTCGTCAAGGGCGCGCTCGCGTCCGCCATCACCGGCGGCACCGGCGATCGCACGGCGTAG
- a CDS encoding RNB domain-containing ribonuclease has translation MSDATPEEEPAQGTAEDQGPVTITQGLADALADKRESLFAEFEIRDEFPPEVRREAKDRTEGVQQEIQDEVDERRDLRELTTWTTDPADAQDFDDAISIEDDGDEYHLWVHIADVSHYVHPDSAMWEEAVERGNTVYLPGYTIHMLPPILAETVCSLVPNEDRLAHTVEMRLDKETLSFEELDIYKSVINSDERLTYKQCERRLEDPDAPLHEKCTLAYDVADQLHEQRKADGSLVLNPSRDRAHTIIEECMLKANKAVTHELMWNRGVEAMYRVHPQPTPEQWNEALKEIQELDGVSIPGDAWGDDPRMAVNAALEEAPDRQLNKIQRAVLKVMPRAKYMNDPFGGHHALNFDIYGHFTSPIRRLSDLINHWIVHENDVPEHLVELCDSASDKQKDAETAERLYKQFMQEVGLDPYAVNNRGVEVMDDPEDAQYDRPDTVPE, from the coding sequence ATGAGTGACGCAACGCCCGAGGAGGAGCCGGCCCAGGGGACCGCCGAGGACCAGGGTCCGGTCACCATCACGCAGGGCCTCGCGGACGCGCTCGCCGACAAACGCGAGTCGCTGTTCGCGGAGTTCGAGATCCGCGACGAGTTCCCGCCCGAGGTACGACGCGAAGCGAAAGACCGCACCGAGGGCGTTCAACAGGAGATCCAGGACGAGGTCGACGAGCGACGGGACCTCCGGGAGCTGACGACGTGGACGACCGACCCCGCCGACGCGCAGGACTTCGACGACGCCATCTCCATCGAGGACGACGGCGACGAGTACCACCTGTGGGTGCACATCGCCGACGTGAGCCACTACGTCCACCCGGACTCCGCGATGTGGGAGGAGGCCGTCGAGCGCGGCAACACCGTTTACCTGCCGGGCTACACCATCCACATGCTCCCGCCGATCCTCGCGGAGACGGTGTGCTCGCTGGTGCCCAACGAGGACCGCCTCGCCCACACCGTCGAGATGCGCCTCGACAAGGAGACGCTCTCGTTCGAGGAGCTGGACATCTACAAGTCGGTCATCAACTCCGACGAGCGCCTCACCTACAAGCAGTGCGAGCGCCGCCTGGAGGACCCCGACGCGCCGCTGCACGAGAAGTGCACCCTCGCGTACGACGTGGCCGACCAGCTCCACGAGCAGCGCAAGGCGGACGGCTCGCTCGTGTTGAACCCGAGTCGCGACCGCGCACACACCATCATCGAGGAGTGCATGCTGAAGGCGAACAAGGCGGTCACCCACGAGCTGATGTGGAACCGCGGGGTCGAGGCGATGTACCGCGTCCACCCGCAGCCGACGCCCGAGCAGTGGAACGAGGCGCTCAAGGAGATCCAGGAGCTCGACGGCGTCTCCATCCCCGGCGACGCGTGGGGCGACGACCCCCGCATGGCCGTCAACGCCGCCCTGGAGGAGGCGCCCGACCGGCAGCTCAACAAGATCCAGCGCGCGGTGCTGAAGGTGATGCCCCGCGCGAAGTACATGAACGACCCGTTCGGCGGCCACCACGCGCTCAACTTCGACATCTACGGCCACTTCACCAGCCCCATCCGCCGCCTGTCGGACCTGATCAACCACTGGATCGTCCACGAGAACGACGTGCCCGAGCACCTCGTCGAACTGTGCGACAGCGCCTCGGACAAACAGAAGGACGCCGAGACGGCCGAACGCCTCTACAAGCAGTTCATGCAGGAGGTCGGGCTCGACCCCTACGCCGTGAACAACCGCGGCGTCGAGGTGATGGACGACCCCGAGGACGCACAGTACGACCGTCCGGACACCGTCCCGGAGTAA
- a CDS encoding DUF1028 domain-containing protein yields MTFSICVREEYTDEQGDRQTRFGVAVTTRLPGVGTLCPFASENGAVATQSLVNVELGRKGIEYIDDGLAVEDALQSLLNADDGAPQRQLHGVDADGTFTFSGEECNGWYGHTSGENYTVAGNLLTGEAVIDAVASAYESDAFGDAPLAERLIDALEAGHAEGGDKREHLPVQSAALKVETTEEREVGTYYDDLRVDASETPVADLRETFEEARRGREILMEEYADELEEDQDDLDAGEDATDDRE; encoded by the coding sequence ATGACCTTCAGCATCTGCGTCCGCGAGGAGTACACCGACGAGCAGGGCGACCGGCAGACCCGCTTCGGCGTCGCCGTCACCACCCGCCTGCCCGGCGTCGGCACCCTCTGTCCGTTCGCCTCGGAAAACGGCGCGGTCGCGACGCAGTCGCTCGTGAACGTGGAGCTGGGCCGCAAGGGCATCGAGTACATCGACGACGGGCTCGCCGTCGAGGACGCGCTCCAGTCGCTGCTCAACGCCGACGACGGCGCCCCGCAGCGCCAGCTCCACGGCGTCGACGCCGACGGGACGTTCACGTTCTCGGGCGAGGAGTGCAACGGCTGGTACGGCCACACGAGCGGGGAGAACTACACCGTCGCGGGAAATCTCCTCACGGGCGAGGCGGTGATCGACGCCGTCGCGAGCGCCTACGAGTCGGACGCCTTCGGCGACGCCCCCCTCGCGGAGCGGCTGATCGACGCGCTGGAAGCCGGCCACGCCGAGGGCGGCGACAAGCGCGAGCACCTCCCGGTGCAGTCGGCCGCGCTGAAGGTCGAGACCACCGAGGAGCGCGAGGTCGGCACCTACTACGACGACCTGCGGGTCGACGCCAGCGAGACGCCCGTCGCCGACCTGCGCGAAACGTTCGAGGAGGCCCGACGCGGGCGGGAGATCCTCATGGAGGAGTACGCCGACGAGTTGGAGGAAGATCAGGACGACCTCGACGCCGGCGAGGACGCGACGGACGACCGGGAGTGA
- a CDS encoding LVIVD repeat-containing protein, protein MRRRRVLRAAGAALGTGAIASSAGRSPPVAVAGAHSTPDSDGTADGTGDGSGDAAGDGSDGGAYGPMGSVEVAGTREAVVSEDGSVAYLALGDGYATVDVSDPSAPAVLAERRDRLAERENGPLRGLDDVAVSGDRIAVVGPANPRDGVPSGVLVVDVSDPADPRETGFYDTDFPIHNADIDGPHCYLTGNGAADNALVVVDVAAGEEVARWSLFDADDSWRDVSRALRPIHDVTVRDGVAAVAYWDAGTYLLDVSEPSSPALLGAVDPGDPADLRDPPPRSGTVPPGNHHVAVLAPGGDVLAVGRESWAVEHDGDLIGGPSGVDLYDVSDTGDPTHLSSIEPPPSPDPRFGGTWTTAHNLDLTGDTLYSSWYQGGVKRHDVSDPANPVEETWWADPDATRFWGAVLAVPGEFFVAPSMGTRDGAPAGLWTFPDRAGVGGDRSRLDGETAGTAPAATGSTPTDTDAASGTGESSPDTSSDSSAAAPGFGVASAVAGAGVAAALAGRRSARRGDEGDEGPGDTE, encoded by the coding sequence ATGCGACGCCGTCGCGTCCTCCGCGCCGCCGGGGCGGCCCTCGGCACGGGCGCCATCGCCAGTTCGGCCGGTCGGTCCCCTCCCGTCGCCGTCGCGGGCGCACACTCGACGCCCGACAGCGACGGCACCGCAGACGGTACCGGTGACGGCTCCGGCGACGCTGCAGGGGACGGTTCCGACGGGGGGGCGTACGGCCCGATGGGATCCGTCGAGGTCGCCGGCACGCGCGAGGCCGTCGTCTCCGAGGACGGGAGCGTCGCCTACCTCGCGCTCGGCGACGGCTACGCCACGGTCGATGTCTCGGATCCGTCGGCCCCGGCGGTGCTTGCCGAGCGGCGGGACCGCCTCGCCGAGCGCGAGAACGGCCCGCTGCGCGGCCTCGACGACGTTGCGGTCTCGGGGGACCGGATCGCGGTCGTCGGCCCGGCGAACCCCCGCGACGGTGTTCCGTCGGGCGTGCTCGTCGTCGATGTCTCCGACCCGGCGGACCCCCGGGAGACCGGCTTCTACGACACCGACTTCCCGATCCACAACGCCGACATCGACGGCCCCCACTGCTATCTCACGGGCAACGGCGCGGCCGACAACGCCCTCGTCGTCGTCGACGTGGCCGCCGGCGAGGAGGTCGCCCGCTGGTCGCTGTTCGACGCCGACGACTCCTGGCGCGACGTCTCGCGCGCGCTCCGGCCGATCCACGACGTGACCGTCCGCGACGGCGTCGCCGCCGTCGCCTACTGGGACGCCGGCACGTACCTGCTCGACGTGTCCGAGCCGTCGAGCCCCGCCCTGCTGGGCGCCGTCGACCCCGGCGACCCCGCCGACCTGCGCGACCCGCCGCCGCGCTCGGGGACCGTGCCGCCCGGCAACCACCACGTCGCGGTGCTCGCGCCCGGCGGCGACGTCCTCGCGGTCGGCCGCGAGAGCTGGGCCGTCGAGCACGACGGCGACCTGATCGGCGGGCCCAGCGGCGTCGACCTGTACGACGTGTCCGACACGGGCGACCCCACCCACCTGTCGAGCATCGAACCGCCGCCGTCGCCCGACCCGCGGTTCGGCGGGACGTGGACGACCGCGCACAACCTGGACCTGACCGGCGACACGCTGTACTCCTCGTGGTATCAGGGCGGCGTGAAGCGCCACGACGTGTCCGACCCGGCGAACCCGGTCGAGGAGACGTGGTGGGCGGACCCCGACGCGACCCGCTTTTGGGGCGCCGTGCTCGCGGTCCCCGGCGAGTTCTTCGTCGCGCCGTCGATGGGGACCCGCGACGGCGCACCCGCGGGGCTGTGGACGTTCCCCGACCGCGCGGGCGTCGGCGGCGACCGCTCGCGGCTGGACGGGGAGACCGCCGGGACCGCGCCGGCAGCGACTGGGTCGACGCCGACGGACACCGACGCGGCGTCCGGGACAGGGGAATCGTCGCCGGACACGTCGTCGGACTCCAGCGCGGCTGCCCCCGGCTTCGGCGTCGCGAGCGCGGTCGCGGGTGCGGGCGTCGCCGCCGCGCTCGCCGGACGGCGGTCGGCTCGCCGCGGCGACGAGGGGGACGAGGGCCCGGGCGACACCGAGTGA
- a CDS encoding RNA-binding protein — protein MEVKSRHHLRSDAVSEIRDALADRLGVDLGGDSFELVELTDSPFDLVLVDGEPDVLYYEGDGRDREPFLTVRGANDHPPERGVVTVDAGAVSFVSDGADVMRPGITEADGSIAEGDLVAVAEETHGKVLGVGRALVDGDEMVGDAGKVVKSLHHVGDELYEFSV, from the coding sequence ATGGAAGTCAAGTCACGCCACCACCTCCGGAGCGACGCCGTCTCCGAGATCCGCGACGCGCTCGCCGACCGCCTCGGCGTCGATCTGGGGGGCGACTCCTTCGAGCTGGTCGAGCTCACCGACTCCCCGTTCGATCTCGTGCTCGTCGACGGCGAGCCGGACGTGCTGTACTACGAGGGCGACGGCCGCGACCGAGAGCCGTTCCTCACGGTCCGAGGGGCCAACGACCACCCGCCCGAGCGCGGCGTCGTCACCGTCGACGCCGGCGCGGTGTCGTTCGTCTCCGACGGCGCCGACGTGATGCGCCCGGGCATCACCGAGGCCGACGGCTCGATCGCCGAGGGCGACCTCGTCGCGGTCGCCGAGGAGACCCACGGGAAGGTGCTCGGCGTCGGCCGCGCGCTCGTCGACGGCGACGAGATGGTCGGGGACGCCGGGAAGGTCGTGAAGTCGCTGCACCACGTCGGCGACGAGCTGTACGAGTTCTCGGTCTGA
- a CDS encoding NifU family protein: MSDLAERVETWMVGQMPIIQMHGGTSVVREADAEEGVVVVELGGTCSGCGISDITAQNIKRDLIMDFDEVEEVHVKVPDTGEMGSSTVEGGRGGDLQYSTESSDHF, encoded by the coding sequence ATGAGCGACCTCGCGGAGCGCGTCGAGACGTGGATGGTCGGACAGATGCCGATCATCCAGATGCACGGCGGGACGAGCGTCGTGCGCGAGGCCGACGCCGAAGAGGGCGTCGTCGTGGTCGAACTCGGCGGCACCTGCTCGGGCTGTGGCATCTCGGACATCACCGCACAGAACATCAAACGGGACCTGATCATGGACTTCGACGAGGTCGAGGAGGTCCACGTGAAGGTGCCCGATACCGGCGAGATGGGCTCCAGCACCGTCGAGGGCGGCCGCGGCGGCGACCTCCAGTACTCGACGGAGTCGTCCGACCACTTCTGA
- a CDS encoding sugar O-acetyltransferase, translating to MPSERERMVSGEPYDPDDPELVAARRRARTLTSEYNDTGPEEPERRRDLLAELFGAVGDGVAVEPPFRCDYGDNVAVGDEFFANFDCVILDVAPVEFGDHCQLGPGVHVYTATHPMDAEERRGRESGEPVTVGDDVWIGGNAVINPGVTVGDRAVVGSGAVVTRDVPPDTFVGGNPARVIRELE from the coding sequence GTGCCGAGCGAACGCGAGCGGATGGTGTCCGGCGAGCCGTACGACCCCGACGACCCCGAGCTGGTCGCCGCCCGCCGGCGCGCGCGAACCCTCACGAGCGAGTACAACGACACCGGACCCGAGGAGCCCGAACGCCGCCGCGACCTCCTCGCGGAGCTGTTCGGCGCGGTCGGCGACGGCGTCGCCGTCGAACCGCCGTTCCGCTGCGATTACGGCGACAACGTCGCCGTCGGCGACGAGTTCTTCGCCAACTTCGACTGCGTGATCCTCGACGTGGCGCCGGTCGAGTTCGGCGACCACTGCCAGCTCGGACCGGGCGTTCACGTCTACACCGCGACGCACCCGATGGACGCCGAGGAGCGACGGGGAAGGGAATCCGGCGAGCCGGTGACCGTCGGGGACGATGTCTGGATCGGCGGCAACGCGGTCATCAATCCCGGCGTCACCGTGGGCGACCGCGCGGTGGTCGGCTCCGGCGCGGTCGTCACCCGGGACGTGCCGCCGGACACGTTCGTCGGCGGCAACCCGGCGCGGGTGATCCGAGAGTTGGAGTGA
- a CDS encoding DUF7562 family protein translates to MWGSRRDRDRSAVVCIACGESLSREDAREYDKQGNRWDRRDKEFEYLCKECYRDISHQPREDLEALLVDVEADAGGDSQEAYVEAYQREVARRYGGTEADAEDTEGRRD, encoded by the coding sequence ATGTGGGGATCCCGGCGGGACCGGGACCGGTCCGCCGTCGTCTGTATCGCCTGTGGCGAGTCCCTCTCGCGCGAGGACGCCCGCGAGTACGACAAGCAGGGGAATCGGTGGGACCGCCGAGACAAGGAGTTCGAGTACCTCTGTAAGGAGTGTTATCGCGACATCTCACACCAGCCGCGCGAGGACCTGGAGGCGCTGTTGGTCGACGTGGAGGCGGACGCGGGCGGCGACTCACAGGAGGCGTACGTCGAGGCGTACCAGCGCGAGGTCGCCCGTCGCTACGGCGGGACGGAAGCCGACGCCGAGGACACCGAAGGTCGGAGGGACTGA
- a CDS encoding PrsW family intramembrane metalloprotease gives MGKKERTDPIEEAADSSMDLYDVATWEERTSLDGLSVAIYRLLSGSARWGTIIVAALLLIGIGGFSAVTNPAIGALTLLSAIPALALAAYVYRSDITTSEPLGLLVATFLLGVLTANFAAILNSVAQPYFRPIGFLGTVAFFFLIVGPVEETVKLLAVRLYAYSHDSFDSVLDGAVYGAMAGLGFAFIENALYISRGIEQTGLDLGLGLIGIGGGITFTRALAGPGHVIYSAFAGYYLGLAKFNPENRGPIVVKGLIIAALIHATYNSTVGIGSGVLNVFGGLPPLAASFVYIALFDGVFGLILVRKINRYRAAYNDAHEADAAAEEEQRSELTEFDA, from the coding sequence ATGGGTAAGAAGGAGCGAACTGATCCGATCGAGGAGGCGGCGGACTCCTCGATGGATCTGTACGACGTGGCGACCTGGGAGGAGCGAACCTCGCTCGACGGTCTCTCGGTCGCCATCTATCGACTCCTCTCGGGCTCGGCCCGGTGGGGGACGATCATCGTCGCGGCGCTGTTGCTGATCGGGATCGGCGGGTTCTCGGCGGTGACGAACCCGGCGATCGGCGCGCTCACGCTGCTGTCGGCGATCCCGGCGCTCGCGCTCGCCGCGTACGTGTACCGCTCGGACATCACCACGAGCGAACCGCTCGGGCTGCTGGTCGCGACCTTCCTGCTCGGGGTGCTCACCGCGAACTTCGCGGCGATCCTCAACTCCGTCGCCCAGCCGTACTTCCGCCCGATCGGCTTCCTCGGGACGGTGGCGTTCTTCTTCCTGATCGTCGGCCCCGTCGAGGAGACGGTGAAGCTGCTCGCGGTCAGGCTGTACGCCTACAGCCACGACAGCTTCGACTCGGTCCTCGACGGCGCGGTGTACGGCGCGATGGCCGGCCTCGGCTTCGCGTTCATCGAGAACGCGCTGTACATCTCACGGGGCATCGAGCAGACCGGACTCGACCTCGGGCTGGGCCTGATCGGGATCGGCGGGGGGATCACGTTCACCCGCGCGCTCGCGGGGCCGGGACACGTCATCTACTCGGCGTTCGCGGGCTACTACCTCGGCCTGGCGAAGTTCAACCCCGAGAACCGCGGGCCCATCGTCGTGAAGGGGCTGATCATCGCGGCGCTCATCCACGCGACGTACAACTCCACCGTCGGCATCGGGTCGGGCGTGTTGAACGTGTTCGGCGGGCTGCCGCCGCTGGCCGCCTCGTTCGTCTACATCGCGCTGTTCGACGGCGTGTTCGGGCTGATCCTCGTGCGGAAGATCAACCGGTACCGGGCGGCGTACAACGACGCTCACGAGGCGGACGCCGCTGCCGAGGAGGAACAGCGCTCGGAGCTGACCGAGTTCGACGCCTGA
- a CDS encoding DUF7532 family protein produces MHFDPREQAALREVGLDADDLDAASDLVADAVDEAAADLADFFEGGGTYHSDMSTAHSDGGLREHDVDHLDVYTHAADLRGYLKFDRWGVPVEDGRVLNDEVVELTLGHTVNDRVRFARDPEAL; encoded by the coding sequence ATGCACTTCGACCCGCGCGAACAGGCAGCGCTCCGCGAGGTCGGGCTCGACGCCGACGACCTCGACGCCGCCTCCGACCTCGTCGCCGACGCGGTCGACGAGGCGGCCGCCGACCTCGCCGACTTCTTCGAGGGCGGCGGGACGTACCACTCGGACATGAGCACCGCCCACAGCGACGGCGGGCTCCGCGAGCACGACGTGGATCACCTCGACGTGTACACCCACGCGGCGGACCTCCGAGGATATCTGAAGTTCGACCGCTGGGGCGTCCCCGTCGAGGACGGCCGCGTGCTGAACGACGAGGTCGTCGAGCTGACGCTCGGGCACACCGTCAACGACCGCGTTCGCTTCGCCCGCGACCCAGAGGCGCTATGA
- a CDS encoding DUF402 domain-containing protein — protein MSGGGGDRGENPGGDDGAGAGPASHRVRVRGIYTTALTRSLLSAGHSVVQASPPIRRRFDADLPAADHDASVETTEDRQGVGVAGDPDAVATLREHLLDLGLDALAWDDLAPLGAVFDGVVSETLGGGAVVDLGESGAEGYLPFDNADGYVGEDDTLRVQVLDPAAPWEDDRPVLDTRIRAMAGLATLVPGREGVRVDGADDAAARELAGMTDLLSVDVPDGWGIEWGRDARDADMDALGDALARASDHARTLDDALEEPQGEPGPLAAPTAGAWVWFGRDCRFALDDLRREVTTTMPGHHRTKAASRSASAGVDLAEALVAAGGFARDPDDDTDFPFGVVADQFGPHVGDRIAIGHGKPDGRLIVLGRGEVTDLDPSDGSVTVERRMTAGGSYDALDARREAGDVATTTFREGRWWYPTVYRDEDGERKGTYVNVCTPVEAFPEAVRYVDLHVDVVKHGDGRVERVDDDELDDAVERGELTEELAEKARSVASALERAL, from the coding sequence ATGAGCGGCGGCGGGGGCGACCGCGGCGAGAACCCCGGCGGCGACGACGGCGCAGGTGCCGGGCCCGCGAGCCACCGCGTTCGCGTCCGCGGCATCTACACGACGGCGCTCACCCGGTCGCTGCTTTCCGCCGGGCACAGCGTGGTGCAGGCGAGTCCCCCGATCCGGCGGCGCTTCGACGCCGACCTCCCCGCCGCCGACCACGACGCGAGCGTGGAGACGACCGAGGACCGCCAGGGGGTCGGCGTCGCCGGCGACCCGGACGCGGTGGCGACGCTGCGCGAGCACCTGCTCGACCTGGGCCTGGACGCGCTGGCGTGGGACGACCTCGCGCCCCTCGGCGCGGTGTTCGACGGCGTCGTGAGCGAGACGCTCGGGGGCGGGGCCGTCGTCGATCTGGGCGAGTCGGGCGCCGAGGGGTACCTGCCGTTCGACAACGCCGACGGCTACGTCGGCGAGGACGACACCCTCCGCGTGCAGGTGCTCGACCCGGCGGCCCCCTGGGAGGACGACCGGCCGGTCCTCGACACGCGGATCCGCGCGATGGCCGGCCTCGCGACGCTCGTCCCCGGCCGCGAGGGCGTCCGCGTCGACGGCGCCGACGACGCGGCGGCGCGGGAACTGGCGGGGATGACCGACCTGCTCTCGGTCGACGTACCCGACGGCTGGGGGATCGAGTGGGGCCGGGACGCCCGCGACGCCGACATGGACGCCCTCGGCGACGCGCTGGCGCGAGCGAGCGACCACGCGCGGACGCTCGACGACGCGCTGGAGGAGCCGCAGGGGGAACCGGGACCGCTCGCCGCCCCGACCGCCGGCGCGTGGGTGTGGTTCGGCCGGGACTGTCGCTTCGCGCTCGACGACCTGCGCCGCGAGGTGACGACGACGATGCCCGGCCACCACCGCACGAAGGCGGCCTCGCGATCGGCCTCCGCCGGCGTCGACCTCGCGGAGGCGCTCGTCGCCGCCGGCGGGTTCGCGCGCGACCCCGACGACGACACGGACTTCCCGTTCGGCGTCGTCGCCGACCAGTTCGGCCCGCACGTGGGCGACCGGATCGCCATCGGTCACGGGAAGCCCGACGGGCGACTCATCGTCCTCGGGCGCGGCGAGGTGACCGACCTCGACCCATCGGACGGCTCGGTCACGGTCGAGCGGCGGATGACCGCCGGCGGCAGCTACGACGCGCTCGACGCCCGACGCGAGGCCGGCGACGTGGCGACGACCACGTTCCGCGAGGGTCGGTGGTGGTACCCGACCGTCTACCGCGACGAGGACGGCGAGCGCAAGGGCACGTACGTGAACGTCTGCACGCCCGTCGAGGCGTTCCCCGAGGCCGTGCGCTACGTCGACCTCCACGTCGACGTGGTCAAACACGGCGACGGCCGCGTCGAGCGCGTCGACGACGACGAGCTCGACGATGCGGTCGAGCGCGGCGAGCTCACCGAGGAACTGGCCGAGAAGGCCCGCAGCGTCGCGTCGGCGCTGGAACGGGCGCTGTAA
- a CDS encoding cell division protein SepF, producing MGIMSKILGGGGTHSAEDYVELDLDDFENARGGAGMQVHIAEISDQRDVIDIKDAVYDGDFVIADITRHSTTDQTVERIIDELRQVVGEVDGDIVQKGDDQLVITPTGVTVSREKLGD from the coding sequence ATGGGCATCATGAGTAAGATCCTCGGGGGCGGGGGGACCCACAGCGCCGAGGACTACGTCGAACTGGACCTCGACGACTTCGAGAACGCCCGGGGCGGTGCCGGGATGCAGGTCCACATCGCGGAGATCTCCGACCAGCGCGACGTGATCGACATCAAGGACGCCGTCTACGACGGCGACTTCGTCATCGCGGACATCACCCGCCACTCGACGACGGATCAGACGGTCGAACGCATCATCGACGAGCTCCGGCAGGTCGTCGGCGAGGTCGACGGCGACATCGTCCAGAAGGGCGACGACCAGCTCGTCATCACGCCCACCGGCGTGACGGTGAGCCGCGAGAAGCTCGGCGACTGA